Proteins co-encoded in one Theileria equi strain WA chromosome 3, complete sequence genomic window:
- a CDS encoding 60S acidic ribosomal protein P1, putative (encoded by transcript BEWA_009670A), with amino-acid sequence MSTVPIAELPKEQREELMCVYASLILHDDGLDISQENILKLIKSAKGDIQPFTPMLFARALKGKDLSTLFSSVAAGGTAAAPAGSAPPAAASPEAKKEEPEAEEEEDDMGFSLFD; translated from the coding sequence ATGTCGACGGTTCCAATTGCTGAATTGCCTAAAGAGCAAAGGGAAGAACTCATGTGCGTATATGCATCATTGATCTTGCACGACGATGGACTCGATATTAGCCAAGAGAACATTTTGAAGTTAATAAAGTCGGCAAAAGGTGACATTCAACCATTTACACCCATGCTGTTTGCTCGTGCTTTGAAGGGAAAGGATCTCTCTACTCTGTTCTCCTCTGTCGCTGCTGGTGGAACTGCAGCGGCTCCCGCCGGATCTGCTCCACCAGCAGCTGCCTCCCCTGAAGCTAAGAAGGAGGAGCCAGAGGCTGAAGAGGAGGAGGATGATATGGGATTCTCGCTCTTTGACTAA
- a CDS encoding cytochrome C, putative (encoded by transcript BEWA_009680A), producing the protein MANDRDWDDIPDDFVLPEGSAKRGAKLFKKYCQQCHSMRPDNRQIGGFSNFGPTLFNVYCRTAGTEDVSGLSATDGLQNAGIVWNDANLMRYMKNPERYVNSKIGMNFSGLPKFQDRVDVVHFLRDLTYEGKYGQEVLKECEKK; encoded by the exons ATGGCTAATGATCGTGACTGGGACGACATTCCAGATGATTTTGTGCTTCCGGAAGGGAGTGCAAAACGTGGAGCAAAGTTATTCAAAAAATACTGTCAACAATGCCATTCTATGAGACCAGATAATCGCCAAATCGGAG GGTTTTCAAATTTTGGTCCAACTTTGTTCAATGTTTACTGTAGAACTGCAGGTACAGAAGATGTGAGTGGCCTCAGCGCCACTGATGGTCTACAAAATGCTGGAATTGTTTGGAACGATGCGAATTTAATGAG gtATATGAAGAACCCAGAAAGATATGTGAACAGCAAGATTGGAATGAATTTTAGTGGTTTACCAAAATTTCAGGATAGAGTAGACGTTGTACATTTCCTTCGCGACCTTACCTACGAAGGAAAATATGGCCAAGAAGTACTAAAGGAATGTGAAAAGAAATAG
- a CDS encoding hypothetical protein (encoded by transcript BEWA_009690A), producing MVDISHESLICSDLNENMELIRLHTDSIGVRPVLDNSIMIDGYKEISKPGTRRRRRRRSSSVHSICTKMQDDRDHSINTFETIYKKIAAFFFVFNKFANANDFINNLPVIANESHTLSFVRSFNMLYDLRIKEKIYDTMDNFMKSNRSATDRIVAMIPTMPINLDALGISKYFTGNTHNIADCFALFIENPRISGEEDTGISDSKPLVNSDLDSIPTSIRCEIVNKLSQEVLSECGTYECLYEQEIDSLPENIVLDGMLKGMPISKGKIRFFHKIMTFGKRDGSPKPPRKRIDGTVDDSAGFLKQRFSIFTEYLSRRNCDVNPGGSNKWNAKTYFNIFSKKEGDYRNPMDLADDSAKERFEEHIRMHTAHWDEIQYDDIEIVLRDNNDNSIIKLPYSCTIM from the exons ATGGTGGACATATCACATGAATCTCTTATCTGTTCGGATTTGAACGAAAATATGGAACTTATTAGATTGCATACTGATAGCATCGGTGTTCGTCCAGTCCTGGACAACTCTATAATGATAGATGGATATAAGGAAATTTCCAAACCAGGTACAAGGAGGCGTAGGCGTAGGCGTTCATCTAGTGTTCATTCCATATGTACGAAGATGCAAGATGATAGAGATCATTCTATCAACACGTTTGAAACAATCTACAAGAAAATAGCTGCGTTCTTTTTTGTTTTCAACAAATTTGCCAATGCAAACGACTTTATCAATAATCTTCCAGTTATTGCTAATGAATCACACACACTTTCATTCGTTAGGTCTTTCAACATGCTATACGATTTGAGGATAAAGGAGAAAATATATGACACTATGGATAATTTTATGAAGTCTAATCGCAGTGCCACCGATAGGATAGTGGCAATGATACCTACTATGCCCATTAACTTGGATGCATTGGGAATTTCTAAATATTTCACTGGAAATACTCACAATATTGCAGACTGTTTTGCTCTCTTTATAGAAAATCCCCGTATAAGCGGCGAAGAAGATACCGGAATCTCGGATTCAAAACCTCTCGTGAATTCAGATTTAGATTCTATTCCTACGAGTATAAGGTGTGAAATTGTCAATAAATTATCGCAAGAGGTTTTGTCCGAATGTGGTACATACGAGTGTCTTTATGAACAAGAAATTGATTCCTTACCGGAAAATATAGTATTGGATGGGATGTTAAAGGGTATGCCTATCAGTAAGGGGAAAATTCGTTTTTTTCATAAGATCATGACGTTTGGTAAGAGGGATGGATCCCCAAAACCTCCCAGAAAACGCATAG atGGAACCGTGGATGACTCCGCAGGTTTTCTAAAACAGAGATTCTCGATATTTACAGAATATTTATCCAGACGTAATTGCGATGTGAATCCTGGAGGTTCTAACAAATGGAATGCAAAGACGTATtttaatatattttctaaaaAGGAAGGTGATTACAGGAATCCTATGGATCTTGCAGATGATAGTGCCAAAGAGAGGTTTGAAGAGCACATTCGTATGCACACAGCTCACTGGGACGAAATTCAATACGATGATATTGAGATCGTTTTAAGAGATAATAATGACAACTCTATCATCAAATTGCCATACAGCTGTACCATAATGTGA
- a CDS encoding vacuolar ATP synthase catalytic subunit A, putative (encoded by transcript BEWA_009700A) produces MAENNVVTNNNGTIYKVSGPLVIAKDMPGTKMFELVHVGHDNMIGEIIQIDGNSVFIQVYEGTSGLRVGDPVKNTGKPLSVELGPGLLDAVFDGTQRPLMRIHDIFKKHYVPVGVNLPALDREKLWPYVPSSSLKVGDLITGGDIFGTVYESEIFPEHNIMLPPNLSGKITFMAPAGNYTIEEKLLEIEYLGKAIPCSMYQIWPVRQPRPILKKVQGSEPLLTGQRVLDSLFPSVKGGTCAIPGAFGCGKTCISHALAKYSNTNVTIYVGCGERGNEIAEVLKEFPHLKTNVNGKMVPIMGRTCLVANTSNMPVAAREASIYTGITIAEYFRDMGYHACMMADSTSRWAEALREISGRLAEMPADSGYPAYLSSRLSAFYERAGVVQCLGSSDRTGSVTIVGAISPPGGDFSDPVTAATMSIVHVFWGLDKKLAQRKHFPSVNWSTSFTKYDKQLESYFEETNQRFMQLVKGIKTILQKESELSEIVQLVGRDSLSEDQKLCLEVAKIIREDFLQQNSFTDYDYKCPLYKTFGMMNTIVTFYNESLKIITETNKKGQTVGWGTIYNSMRKSINKITRLKFIDPDTPEEEFATIFKELDDEITNGLRSLVDM; encoded by the exons ATGGCAGAAAATAACGTTGTAACTAATAACAATGGTACAATATACAAGGTTTCTGGTCCAT TGGTTATTGCCAAGGATATGCCAGGAACTAAGATGTTTGAGCTTGTCCACGTGGGACATGACAATATGATTGGTGAAATTATCCAAATCGACGGAAACTCAGTGTTTATTCAGGTGTACGAGGGAACAT CTGGTCTGCGTGTTGGAGATCCTGTTAAGAATACTGGGAAACCGTTATCAGTGGAATTGGGTCCAGGATTGTTAGATGCTGTATTTGATGGCACACAGAGACCGTTGATGAGAATACATGATATATTCAAAAAGCACTATGTACCAGTAGGGGTCAACTTACCAGCTCTGGATAGAGAAAAGCTATGGCCATATgttccttcatcttctctGAAAGTTGGAGATCTCATAACTGGAGGGGATATATTCGGAACGGTATATGAGAGTGAAATATTTCCGGAACATAA TATAATGCTCCCTCCAAACTTGAGCGGCAAAATCACATTTATGGCCCCAGCTGGTAACTATACAATAGAGGAAAAGCTATTAGAGATTGAATATTTGGGGAAAGCTATCCCTTGTTCCATGTATCAGATATGGCCCGTCAGGCAACCTCGCccaattttaaagaaaGTGCAAGGATCTGAGCCTCTGCTAACTGGTCAACGTGTTTTGGACTCACTATTTCCATCTGTAAAGGGGGGTACATGTGCTATCCCAGGGGCATTTGGTTGTGGGAAAACCTGTATATCACAT GCTCTTGCCAAGTACAGTAACACAAACGTTACAATATATGTTGGCTGTGGAGAGCGTGGTAACGAGATTGCGGAGGTATTAAAAGAGTTCCCTCACCTCAAGACAAATGTTAACGGGAAGATGGTACCAATTATGGGACGTACTTGTCTAGTTGCAAACACTTCGAACATGCCTGTGGCTGCCAGAGAGGCTAGTATTTATACTGGAATTACAATTGCGGAATACTTCCGAGATATGGGCTATCATGCTTGTATGATGGCTGATTCAACCAGTAGATGGGCCGAAGCTCTGAGAGAAATCTCTGGGAGACTTGCTGAAATGCCTGCAGATTCAGGATATCCCGCATACCTTTCTTCAAGACTCTCTGCATTCTATGAACGAGCTG GTGTAGTTCAATGTTTAGGTTCATCCGATAGAACCGGATCCGTTACTATTGTTGGAGCTATATCTCCTCCTGGTGGTGACTTTTCTGATCCAGTGACTGCAGCCACCATGTCTATAGTCCATGTCTTCTGGGGACTCGATAAAAAGTTGGCACAACGTAAGCACTTTCCATCGGTAAATTGGTCAACATCGTTCACAAAATACGACAAGCAACTGGAGTCTTACTTCGAGGAAACAAATCAAAGATTCATGCAGTTGGTAAAGGGAATAAAGACCATACTACAAAAAGAGTCTGAATTGTCTGAAATCGTACAACTTGTTGGAAGAGATTCTCTCTCTGAAGATCAAAAGCTCTGCCTTGAAGTTGCAAAAATCATACGTGAAGATTTTCTGCAACAAAATTCCTTCACAGATTATGATTACAAATGTCCATTATACAAGACATTTGGAATGATGAATACAATTGTAACATTTTATAATGAAAGTTTGAAGATTATAACAG AAACTAATAAAAAGGGCCAAACGGTTGGCTGGGGAACCATTTATAATTCCATGAGGAAATCAATCAATAAAATAACTCGTTTAAAGTTTATCGATCCCGATACTcctgaagaagagtttgCTACAATCTTCAAAGAATTGGATGACGAAATCACAAATGGATTACGCTCCTTAGTTGATATGtaa
- a CDS encoding hypothetical protein (encoded by transcript BEWA_009710A) gives MDIEGFNDQCCKNCEDALESMNKWFYLDEQGIKRGPYNSFAILYYIYSSYFEDDSPFFLYDEENRMALNYNTLENYLETIIEDVKLNGSHVFSCSHIMEQLMKNEENLSDPDDSTSEIHGSISGYSSPPENKAHMFRSEAFEAGRIYTSGEIEPMEDIGLRRHSAPHTRLLSKESSEQGKPSIGQYNSSRSLSTQQSILRKRLENNFKEAEAHLSRINTRKISHVIEKNLNHGNSN, from the exons ATGGATATAGAAGGTTTTAATGATCAGTGCTGTAAGAACTGTGAGGATGCCCTGGAATCTATGAATAAGTGGTTTTATCTG GATGAGCAAGGCATAAAGAGAGGCCCTTATAATAGTTTTGCCATACTGTATTATATATATTCTTCGTACTTTGAGGATGATTCTCCGTTTTTTCTCTACGATGAAGAGAATAGGATGGCGTTAAACTATAATACACTGGAAAAT TATCTTGAGACTATTATAGAAGATGTAAAGCTGAATGGGTCACACGTATTTTCGTGTTCACATATTATGGAACAACTTATGAAAAATGAAGAGAACTTGAGCGACCCGGATGATTCAACTTCAGAAATACACGGTTCTATATCTGGATATAGCAGTCCACCGGAAAATAAAGCACACATGTTTAGAAGTGAGGCCTTTGAAGCAGGGAGGATATATACATCCGGTGAAATTGAACCTATGGAGGATATCGGATTGCGAAGACATAGTGCCCCTCATACACGATTACTTTCAAAGGAATCAAGCGAACAGGGGAAACCTTCAATAGGACAATATAATTCATCACGCAGTTTATCAACCCAGCAGAGCATATTGAGGAAGCGCTTAGAAAATAACTTCAAGGAGGCAGAGGCACACCTATCACGCATAAACACTCGAAAGATCAGCCACGTCATAGAAAAAAATTTAAATCACGGAAATAGTAattga